A single window of Brevundimonas vitisensis DNA harbors:
- a CDS encoding TonB-dependent receptor has protein sequence MNKFVKTALMAGAAWSALSTFAMAQDVAGPGDEATSVDEIVVTARRRDEALKDVPIAVSAISSERLDQTGASDITALQQQTPNATVQIARGSNSTLISFIRGVGQQDPLWGFEPGVGLYIDDVYVARPQGAVLDIFDVNRIEVLRGPQGTLYGRNTIGGAIKYVTKRLGNEPSFLGRGTIGSYDQRDFLMSASVPLSDTFAVGGAVAVYNRDGFGQNLTTGQEHYDKDVKAFRASAEWTPSDSFFLRLAYDRVEDDSSPRHGHREVNSTTGGFTPPADIYDTQAGLTGEQSVVTEGVALTAEYVLSDSLTFKSISAYRSGDTQTVIDFDQTPLPTLDVPAIYSDDQFTQELQLLFTGERWSGVAGLFYLDGTSSGVFDTIAGNLGVVIAAAGSVETESFSAFADFSFDLSDRLHASIGGRYTRDDKTGEVFRAFYLGATRSPLTGGTPRAILQTRTNYTASDTFEQFTPRASISYDFSDDLTGYASVGQGFKSGGWDMRGDAFLVPQTVNGYEPETVTTYEIGLKGSAFDRRLSFASAVFYSDFKDQQITTQQVATPPATGIASVVDNAGASTIYGFELEGTAYLTDSLTSTVSLGYLKNEFDEFITLVTGTPVDISNSRTPQNSPEWSAFWSLTHSSTVAGGDLRITPSVSYRSDFHLFDAPDPVLDQDGYALVDLAIIWRAPSGAYEFGVVGRNLTDEEYKVGGYNFAGATFNNSISAFYGPPRTVSASVTLRF, from the coding sequence ATGAATAAATTCGTCAAGACCGCCTTGATGGCGGGAGCCGCCTGGAGCGCGCTTTCGACCTTCGCCATGGCCCAGGACGTCGCGGGTCCGGGAGATGAGGCGACCAGCGTCGATGAGATCGTTGTCACCGCCCGCCGGCGCGACGAAGCCTTGAAGGACGTGCCGATCGCGGTGTCGGCCATCAGTTCGGAACGCCTGGACCAGACCGGCGCCTCGGACATCACCGCCCTGCAACAGCAGACCCCGAACGCCACGGTGCAGATCGCCCGCGGTTCCAACTCCACCCTCATCAGCTTCATCCGCGGCGTCGGCCAGCAGGACCCGCTGTGGGGCTTCGAGCCGGGCGTGGGCCTGTACATCGACGACGTCTATGTGGCCCGTCCTCAAGGCGCCGTGCTCGACATCTTTGACGTCAACCGCATTGAAGTGCTGCGCGGCCCGCAGGGCACGCTCTACGGCCGCAACACCATCGGCGGCGCGATCAAATATGTGACCAAGCGCCTGGGCAATGAGCCCAGCTTCCTGGGGCGCGGCACCATCGGCTCCTATGACCAGCGCGACTTCCTGATGTCGGCCTCCGTGCCGCTCAGCGACACCTTCGCCGTCGGCGGTGCCGTGGCCGTGTATAACCGCGACGGTTTCGGCCAGAACCTGACCACCGGTCAGGAGCACTATGACAAGGACGTCAAGGCGTTCCGCGCCAGCGCCGAATGGACGCCCAGCGACAGCTTCTTCCTGCGCCTGGCCTATGACCGCGTCGAGGACGATTCCAGCCCGCGTCACGGCCACCGCGAGGTCAACTCCACGACCGGCGGCTTCACCCCTCCCGCCGACATCTACGACACCCAGGCGGGCCTGACCGGCGAGCAGTCGGTGGTCACCGAAGGTGTGGCTCTGACGGCCGAGTACGTGCTGAGCGACAGCCTCACCTTCAAGTCCATCAGCGCCTATCGCAGCGGTGACACCCAGACCGTCATCGACTTCGACCAGACGCCCCTGCCGACCCTGGACGTCCCGGCCATCTATTCCGACGATCAGTTCACCCAGGAACTGCAACTGCTGTTCACGGGCGAGCGCTGGTCCGGTGTCGCGGGCCTGTTCTATCTGGATGGCACCTCGTCGGGCGTGTTCGACACCATCGCCGGAAACCTGGGCGTCGTGATCGCGGCCGCAGGATCGGTCGAGACCGAATCTTTCTCGGCCTTCGCGGACTTCAGCTTCGACCTGTCGGACCGGCTGCACGCCTCGATCGGTGGCCGCTACACCCGCGACGACAAGACGGGCGAGGTCTTCCGCGCCTTCTATCTGGGCGCGACCCGGTCGCCGCTGACGGGTGGCACGCCGCGCGCCATTCTGCAGACCCGCACCAACTACACCGCCTCGGACACCTTCGAGCAGTTCACCCCGCGGGCCAGCATCTCCTATGACTTCAGCGACGACCTGACCGGCTATGCTTCGGTGGGTCAGGGCTTCAAGTCGGGCGGCTGGGACATGCGCGGCGACGCCTTCCTGGTCCCGCAGACGGTCAATGGCTATGAGCCGGAGACGGTCACGACCTATGAAATCGGCCTGAAGGGCTCGGCCTTCGATCGCCGCCTCTCCTTCGCTTCGGCGGTCTTCTATTCGGACTTCAAGGACCAGCAGATTACGACCCAGCAGGTCGCGACCCCGCCGGCCACGGGCATTGCCTCGGTGGTCGACAACGCCGGCGCCTCGACCATCTACGGCTTCGAACTGGAAGGCACCGCCTATCTGACCGACAGCCTGACCTCGACCGTCTCGCTCGGCTACCTGAAGAACGAGTTCGACGAGTTCATCACCCTGGTCACCGGCACCCCGGTCGACATCTCCAACAGCCGCACCCCGCAGAACTCGCCCGAATGGTCGGCGTTCTGGAGCCTGACCCACAGCAGCACTGTGGCGGGTGGCGATCTGCGGATCACGCCTTCGGTGTCCTACCGCTCGGATTTCCACCTGTTCGACGCGCCGGACCCGGTGCTGGACCAGGACGGCTATGCTCTGGTCGACCTGGCCATCATCTGGCGCGCGCCCTCCGGTGCCTATGAGTTCGGCGTCGTCGGTCGCAACCTGACGGACGAGGAATACAAGGTCGGCGGCTACAACTTCGCCGGTGCCACCTTCAACAACTCGATCTCGGCCTTCTACGGCCCGCCGCGCACGGTTTCGGCCTCGGTCACGCTGCGGTTCTGA
- a CDS encoding TetR/AcrR family transcriptional regulator produces MTKLPVPSPNVEPGLPRRGRPPKARAAAAGDTRDMILDAAEDLFSKHGFYGVTIREVAREAGVDTALVHYYFGAKRGLFDAVFLRRAEVWNNDRVDAINRYAREAGEAMTLEGLLEAFLRPPFQWSLKGGPGWKHYSALVAQTNANPAFGGETMARYFDPAIRRLIELIKQVLPGAAEVDLYWAYHNLSGALTLTLGETGRLDRLSGGLCRSGDLDSACDYMVRFAAAGFRAVCTDRP; encoded by the coding sequence ATGACCAAGCTGCCAGTTCCCTCGCCGAACGTCGAACCTGGACTGCCGCGCCGGGGACGGCCGCCCAAGGCCCGTGCCGCGGCGGCGGGCGACACGCGGGACATGATTCTGGACGCGGCCGAAGATCTCTTTTCCAAGCACGGCTTCTACGGGGTGACGATCCGGGAGGTGGCCCGCGAGGCCGGCGTGGATACGGCCCTGGTCCACTATTATTTCGGGGCGAAGCGCGGGCTGTTCGACGCCGTTTTCCTGAGACGGGCCGAGGTCTGGAACAATGACCGGGTCGATGCCATCAACCGTTATGCGCGCGAAGCGGGCGAGGCCATGACGCTGGAGGGTCTGCTGGAAGCCTTTCTTCGACCACCGTTTCAATGGTCGCTGAAGGGAGGGCCGGGGTGGAAACACTATTCGGCCCTGGTGGCGCAGACCAACGCCAATCCGGCCTTCGGGGGCGAGACCATGGCGCGTTATTTCGACCCCGCGATCCGGCGGCTGATCGAACTGATCAAACAGGTCCTGCCCGGCGCGGCAGAGGTCGATCTTTACTGGGCCTATCACAATCTGTCGGGCGCCTTGACGCTGACCCTGGGCGAGACAGGCCGGCTGGACCGGCTTTCGGGGGGGCTGTGCCGGTCCGGCGATCTGGACAGCGCCTGCGACTACATGGTGCGTTTCGCTGCGGCAGGGTTCCGCGCCGTCTGCACCGACCGCCCCTAG
- a CDS encoding LytTR family DNA-binding domain-containing protein, which translates to MAEGDQDESHRKRRALIRGLVVTGGAGLVLALTGAFNTGGAALWLRLAYWVPMMFAGALWAHGCSLFVARFVDLDERPWLSVLVLTLVISGPLSVVVWAVTGPVFSGAMMPLAALPYMLGPVVTVTAAVSAINVFLARVEPRQTHAAPTGATPSRFLDRLPPKLRGATIRAVQAEDHYLRIHTDRGSDLILMRLSDALEELEGLEGAQTHRSWWVAKAAVRGVSRGDGRATLTLDGDLSAPVSRRHAKGLRDAGWY; encoded by the coding sequence ATGGCGGAAGGCGATCAGGATGAATCCCATCGAAAACGGCGCGCCCTGATCCGCGGGCTGGTCGTGACGGGAGGCGCGGGCCTGGTTCTGGCTCTGACGGGGGCCTTCAATACCGGAGGGGCTGCTCTGTGGCTCCGGCTGGCCTATTGGGTGCCGATGATGTTCGCTGGGGCGTTGTGGGCCCACGGCTGCTCGCTGTTCGTCGCCCGCTTCGTCGATCTGGACGAGCGACCCTGGCTGTCGGTTCTGGTGCTGACCCTGGTCATTTCGGGGCCGCTGTCCGTCGTGGTCTGGGCGGTCACGGGGCCGGTCTTCAGCGGCGCGATGATGCCGCTGGCGGCTCTGCCCTATATGCTTGGACCGGTGGTGACGGTGACGGCGGCGGTCAGCGCGATCAATGTCTTCCTGGCGCGCGTCGAACCGCGCCAGACCCATGCGGCGCCGACGGGGGCCACCCCGTCCCGCTTTCTGGACCGTCTGCCGCCCAAGCTGAGAGGCGCCACGATCCGGGCTGTCCAGGCGGAAGACCACTATCTGCGGATCCATACCGATCGCGGCTCGGATCTGATCCTGATGCGGCTGTCCGACGCCCTGGAGGAGCTGGAGGGCCTGGAAGGCGCGCAGACCCATCGCAGCTGGTGGGTCGCGAAGGCCGCCGTGCGCGGCGTCAGTCGGGGCGACGGGCGGGCGACCCTGACCCTGGACGGCGACCTGTCCGCACCGGTCAGCCGCCGCCATGCCAAGGGCCTTCGCGACGCGGGCTGGTATTAG
- a CDS encoding DUF2141 domain-containing protein: MKTFAIAASAAALILSAAGAALAHEPTSVTFEFETGERGGAVMVALFDSEAGYEGSRPVGAQTVSVSGRITRVTFEGLAPGDYAMKAFHDVDGDGEMDSNPFGMPTEPYAFSNNAVGNMGPARWDRARFEVAGPTVQTISIR; encoded by the coding sequence ATGAAGACCTTCGCCATCGCCGCTTCCGCCGCTGCCCTGATCCTGTCCGCCGCCGGTGCGGCCCTCGCCCATGAGCCCACCTCCGTAACCTTCGAATTCGAGACCGGCGAGCGCGGCGGTGCCGTCATGGTGGCCCTGTTCGACAGTGAGGCAGGCTACGAGGGCAGCCGCCCCGTCGGGGCCCAGACGGTGTCGGTGTCGGGCCGCATCACCCGCGTCACCTTCGAGGGCCTGGCCCCCGGCGACTATGCGATGAAGGCCTTCCACGACGTGGACGGTGACGGCGAAATGGACTCCAACCCCTTCGGCATGCCGACCGAGCCCTATGCCTTCTCCAACAATGCGGTCGGCAACATGGGCCCGGCCCGCTGGGACCGGGCCCGCTTCGAAGTGGCCGGCCCGACTGTCCAGACCATCAGCATTCGTTGA
- a CDS encoding spinster family MFS transporter → MSTTEAIERGIGPAANRGYRAYVLALLMVVYTFNFIDRQILAILLPYIKAELNFTDGQLGLLGGPAFAIVYSTLALPIAWFADRVSRVSIVGVSLAVWSGFTAVCGFATGFWTLFGARMGVGVGEAGGVAPSYSLVADYFPKSQRARALAFYSFGVPIGTALGYLFGGLLAEHINWRIAFMIVGGVGVLLAPLLKFTVKDPVRGGFDRVASAEGTPEVNHVPTKAAGFTEVWGVLLKKPSFWFLAFGAACSSVYGYGAAFWLPSFFQRSLGMEGVDRALYIAGIAFIGGTVGIWLGGWLADKLGKGTKKAPYPLVPAVCFIIAVPMFFLAMNVQDKWLAFALFLIPQALSLAWLGPVVTAVQHLVPAHMRSTASASFLLINNLVGIGLGIYLLGAVSDYLTPRFAEEALRYSLYVGQWFYALAAILLIIAARSLRRDWVD, encoded by the coding sequence ATGAGCACCACAGAGGCCATCGAGCGGGGCATCGGCCCGGCCGCCAACCGGGGCTACCGCGCCTATGTGCTGGCGCTGCTGATGGTGGTGTACACCTTCAACTTCATCGACCGGCAGATCCTCGCGATCCTGCTGCCCTACATCAAGGCCGAGCTGAACTTCACCGATGGCCAGCTGGGCCTGCTGGGCGGCCCGGCCTTCGCCATCGTCTATTCGACCCTGGCATTGCCGATCGCCTGGTTCGCCGACCGTGTCAGCCGGGTCTCGATCGTCGGGGTGTCCCTGGCGGTCTGGAGCGGATTTACCGCCGTCTGCGGCTTTGCGACGGGCTTCTGGACCCTGTTCGGCGCACGCATGGGCGTCGGAGTCGGCGAGGCGGGCGGCGTGGCTCCCTCCTATTCGCTGGTCGCGGACTACTTCCCCAAGTCCCAGCGGGCGCGGGCCCTGGCCTTCTATTCGTTCGGCGTGCCGATCGGCACCGCCCTCGGCTATCTGTTCGGGGGCCTTCTGGCCGAACACATCAACTGGCGGATCGCCTTCATGATCGTGGGCGGTGTGGGCGTCCTGCTGGCCCCGCTGCTGAAGTTCACGGTCAAGGACCCGGTCCGGGGCGGGTTCGACCGCGTCGCCAGCGCCGAGGGCACGCCTGAGGTGAACCATGTTCCGACCAAGGCGGCGGGTTTCACCGAAGTCTGGGGCGTGCTGCTGAAGAAGCCCAGCTTCTGGTTCCTGGCCTTCGGTGCGGCCTGTTCTTCGGTCTATGGCTATGGCGCGGCCTTCTGGCTGCCCAGCTTCTTCCAGCGGTCACTGGGGATGGAGGGCGTGGACCGCGCCCTCTATATCGCCGGCATCGCCTTCATCGGCGGCACCGTGGGCATCTGGCTGGGCGGCTGGCTGGCCGACAAACTGGGCAAGGGCACCAAGAAAGCGCCCTATCCGCTGGTTCCGGCCGTCTGCTTCATCATCGCCGTGCCCATGTTCTTCCTGGCCATGAATGTTCAGGACAAGTGGCTGGCCTTTGCCCTGTTCCTGATCCCGCAAGCCTTGTCCCTGGCCTGGCTGGGCCCGGTCGTGACGGCGGTCCAGCACCTGGTTCCGGCCCATATGCGATCGACCGCCTCGGCCAGCTTCCTCCTGATCAACAACCTGGTCGGGATCGGCCTGGGCATCTATCTGCTGGGCGCGGTCTCCGACTATCTGACCCCGCGGTTTGCCGAGGAAGCCCTGCGGTACTCGCTGTATGTCGGCCAGTGGTTCTATGCTCTGGCGGCGATCCTTCTGATTATCGCGGCCCGCAGCCTCCGCCGCGACTGGGTCGACTAA
- the aroA gene encoding 3-phosphoshikimate 1-carboxyvinyltransferase — MSHRALILGAMATGTTEIEGLLEGDDVLATARAVKAFGATVERLGVGQWRVTGQGGFRTPADVIDCGNAGTGVRLLMGAAAGYPITATFDGDASLRKRPMGRVTDHLERMSARFDWSGARGLLPADLTGGSLSAIDHVQTVASAQVKSAILLAGLNAVGITTVTEPEPSRDHTERMLRAFGAVVEVETLDEGWRVSLTGGQALTGTGVAVPGDPSSAAFPLAAALIVPGSSVTVEGVMLNPLRTGLFQTWIDMGADLTITNRRSSGGEEVGDITARHSRLNGIVVPEDRAASMIDEYPILAATAAFADGATVMRGIGEMRVKESDRIALMAAGLAACGVAVEEEAEGFTVTGSNAVRGGATVTTHGDHRIAMSHLILGLAAEQAVTVDEPGMIATSFPGFVALMRGLGADIAEA; from the coding sequence ATGTCCCATCGCGCCCTGATCCTGGGCGCAATGGCCACCGGCACGACCGAGATCGAGGGTCTGCTGGAGGGCGACGACGTCCTGGCCACCGCCCGCGCGGTCAAAGCCTTTGGCGCCACGGTCGAGCGACTGGGCGTCGGTCAGTGGCGGGTGACGGGCCAGGGTGGGTTCCGCACGCCGGCGGACGTCATCGACTGCGGCAATGCCGGCACGGGCGTCCGGCTACTGATGGGGGCCGCGGCAGGCTATCCGATCACGGCGACGTTCGACGGCGACGCCAGCCTGCGCAAACGGCCCATGGGCCGGGTGACCGATCATCTGGAACGGATGAGCGCGCGGTTCGACTGGAGCGGGGCCAGAGGCCTGTTGCCTGCCGATCTGACGGGCGGAAGCCTCTCGGCCATCGACCATGTGCAGACCGTCGCCTCGGCCCAGGTCAAGTCCGCCATCCTGCTGGCCGGGTTGAACGCTGTGGGCATCACGACCGTGACCGAGCCGGAGCCCAGCCGGGATCATACCGAGCGGATGCTGAGGGCCTTTGGTGCCGTGGTAGAGGTGGAGACGCTGGACGAAGGCTGGCGCGTGTCGCTGACCGGCGGACAGGCCCTGACCGGCACAGGCGTCGCCGTCCCGGGCGATCCGTCCTCGGCCGCCTTCCCGCTGGCGGCGGCCCTGATCGTGCCGGGCTCCTCGGTGACCGTGGAGGGGGTGATGCTGAATCCGCTGCGCACCGGCCTGTTCCAGACCTGGATCGACATGGGCGCCGATCTGACGATCACCAACCGGCGCAGCAGCGGCGGCGAGGAGGTCGGCGACATCACCGCGCGGCACTCGCGTCTGAATGGCATCGTCGTGCCGGAGGATCGCGCTGCCTCCATGATCGACGAATATCCGATCCTGGCCGCGACCGCCGCCTTTGCCGACGGTGCGACCGTCATGCGCGGCATCGGCGAAATGCGGGTCAAGGAAAGCGACCGGATCGCCCTGATGGCAGCGGGCCTGGCCGCCTGCGGCGTGGCGGTCGAGGAAGAGGCGGAAGGCTTCACCGTGACCGGATCGAACGCCGTGCGCGGCGGGGCGACCGTCACCACCCACGGCGATCACCGCATCGCCATGAGCCATCTGATCCTGGGCCTGGCCGCCGAACAGGCGGTGACCGTGGACGAGCCCGGCATGATCGCCACCAGTTTCCCCGGCTTTGTCGCGCTGATGCGTGGGCTGGGCGCCGACATCGCGGAGGCCTGA
- a CDS encoding DUF1150 family protein — MTPLMTKEDFAGLGAPDLVYVREISAADVLADTQIAETRGLEIDPTQTLYAVHSADGERLAVMVDRASAFAAAVAHELEPVSVH; from the coding sequence ATGACGCCGTTGATGACAAAAGAAGACTTTGCTGGTCTGGGCGCACCCGACCTCGTCTATGTGCGCGAGATCAGTGCGGCCGACGTTCTGGCCGACACCCAGATCGCGGAGACGCGCGGGTTGGAAATCGATCCGACCCAGACCCTTTATGCCGTTCACAGCGCCGACGGAGAGCGTCTGGCGGTCATGGTCGACCGGGCCTCCGCCTTCGCTGCCGCCGTGGCGCACGAGCTCGAGCCCGTTTCCGTTCACTGA
- a CDS encoding carotenoid oxygenase family protein produces MIPSRRSFLMGAAALSAAVATPEMVRAAAAQDMALARGGADWALATADLEGDIAPRALSLVRGRAPVDLAGTLFRNGPGKFRRPGGSATHWFDGDGLMRAFRVEGGQVTLDARFADTPKRRTETELAAVVTPGFGTAGDDRARIGSNDDANAANTSVMVAGDRVWALWEGGSPLGMSASDLGTDDFITLRRDLKGMPFQAHPRQAPDGTLWNIGLNGDKAIVWHLNSDGGLIDAQLLPLPRASYMHDFTATARHLVIVLQPWVFERSGMPFASQFAWHADMGTQVMVVDKSDLSRHRIFELPTFSYFHLGDAWEDASGTIRFDVAAGKDVAFAVEGARVLVEGRGTVPGEPAVMSLVSLHADGRAEMVSSGISGEFPKSDPRRAGLARTRTVHVTGESGGRPLATGVAVHDWSTGRSDGFDFGPDHVVEEMLYVPKPGRSGEAEAWLVGPSINLRRGVTELHVFDAAHVSNGPLATWRAEVVLPAGFHGTWKG; encoded by the coding sequence ATGATCCCTTCTCGTCGATCCTTTCTGATGGGGGCTGCGGCCCTGTCCGCCGCTGTCGCCACGCCCGAAATGGTCCGGGCGGCGGCGGCCCAGGATATGGCCCTGGCGCGAGGCGGGGCCGACTGGGCCCTGGCCACGGCGGATCTGGAGGGCGACATCGCCCCCCGGGCCCTGTCGCTGGTCCGGGGGCGGGCTCCGGTCGATCTGGCCGGGACGCTGTTCCGAAACGGACCGGGCAAGTTCCGGCGTCCGGGTGGATCGGCGACCCACTGGTTCGACGGCGACGGCCTGATGCGCGCCTTCCGCGTGGAGGGGGGTCAGGTGACGCTGGACGCCCGCTTTGCCGACACGCCCAAGCGCCGCACCGAAACCGAACTGGCCGCCGTGGTCACCCCCGGCTTCGGGACGGCAGGCGACGATCGGGCCCGCATCGGGTCGAACGACGACGCCAATGCGGCCAATACCTCGGTGATGGTTGCGGGGGATCGGGTCTGGGCGCTGTGGGAGGGCGGCTCTCCCCTGGGCATGAGCGCATCAGATCTCGGCACCGATGATTTCATTACCCTTCGGCGCGACCTGAAGGGCATGCCGTTCCAGGCCCACCCCCGCCAGGCACCCGACGGCACCTTGTGGAATATCGGGCTGAATGGCGACAAGGCCATCGTCTGGCACCTGAACAGTGATGGCGGCCTGATCGACGCCCAGCTCCTGCCGCTGCCGCGGGCCAGCTATATGCACGACTTCACCGCCACGGCCCGTCATCTGGTGATCGTGCTGCAGCCCTGGGTGTTCGAACGGTCGGGCATGCCGTTCGCCAGCCAGTTCGCCTGGCATGCCGACATGGGCACCCAAGTCATGGTCGTGGACAAGTCGGACCTGAGCCGCCACCGCATCTTCGAACTGCCGACCTTCTCCTATTTCCACCTCGGCGACGCCTGGGAGGATGCCTCCGGCACGATCCGGTTCGACGTGGCGGCGGGCAAGGACGTGGCCTTTGCCGTGGAGGGCGCGCGGGTTCTGGTCGAGGGTCGCGGCACCGTGCCGGGCGAACCGGCGGTCATGTCCCTGGTCTCGCTCCATGCCGATGGCCGGGCCGAGATGGTCTCCAGCGGCATCAGCGGCGAGTTTCCGAAGAGCGACCCGCGCCGCGCGGGCCTTGCGCGCACGCGAACCGTCCATGTCACCGGCGAGAGCGGCGGACGTCCGCTGGCCACGGGCGTTGCGGTTCACGACTGGTCCACGGGCCGCTCGGACGGCTTCGACTTTGGGCCCGATCACGTTGTCGAGGAAATGCTCTATGTCCCCAAGCCGGGCCGCAGCGGAGAGGCCGAGGCCTGGCTGGTCGGACCGTCGATCAACCTGCGCCGGGGCGTCACGGAACTGCATGTGTTCGACGCAGCCCATGTATCGAACGGTCCTTTGGCCACATGGCGCGCAGAGGTCGTTCTGCCCGCCGGTTTCCATGGGACGTGGAAGGGCTAA
- a CDS encoding TIGR02300 family protein — protein MANPELGAKQICPNCQAKFYDLGRRPAHCPKCATDFDPEEALKLRSRRTRPGGYAADDEAEDQVKDKSADGDEDEEEAVVTPEIDEEGHEPILTPDDEDEAPVDPAEEPGMGEAGDDDVLDDDDDDSVPFIEDEDDDSFEDEIVKPGDDED, from the coding sequence GTGGCCAATCCCGAACTGGGCGCCAAGCAGATCTGTCCGAACTGCCAGGCCAAATTCTACGATCTGGGCCGCCGCCCGGCCCACTGCCCCAAATGCGCGACCGATTTCGATCCGGAAGAGGCGCTGAAGCTGCGCAGCCGCCGCACTCGTCCCGGTGGCTATGCTGCCGATGACGAAGCTGAAGATCAGGTCAAGGACAAGTCCGCCGATGGCGACGAGGACGAAGAAGAAGCCGTCGTCACGCCTGAGATCGACGAGGAAGGCCATGAGCCGATTCTGACGCCGGACGATGAGGACGAGGCCCCGGTCGACCCGGCCGAAGAGCCCGGCATGGGCGAAGCCGGCGACGACGACGTCCTGGACGACGACGATGACGATTCGGTCCCCTTCATCGAGGACGAAGACGACGACAGCTTCGAAGATGAGATCGTCAAACCCGGCGACGACGAGGACTGA
- a CDS encoding Hsp20 family protein, producing MPLPGGGRIRSRFVRGRAVTTRTLLFDSPFLLGFDHTRALIDRAAKAAAESYPPYNVEQRGTHSVRITLAVAGFAPEDLAVTLEGRQLVVAGKREPAAKGAEGGDEAAAFLHRGIAARGFVRTFVLADGLEVEQARLEHGLLHVDLTRPEDVQTVRRIPITTG from the coding sequence ATGCCACTTCCGGGTGGGGGCCGGATCCGCAGTCGCTTTGTTCGAGGACGCGCCGTGACCACACGAACCCTTCTGTTCGACAGCCCCTTCCTGCTGGGTTTCGACCATACCCGGGCCCTTATCGACCGGGCGGCAAAGGCGGCGGCCGAGAGCTATCCCCCCTACAACGTCGAGCAGCGCGGGACCCATTCGGTTCGCATCACCCTGGCCGTGGCCGGGTTCGCCCCCGAGGATCTGGCCGTGACCCTGGAAGGGCGTCAGCTGGTCGTGGCGGGCAAGCGCGAGCCGGCCGCCAAGGGGGCCGAAGGCGGTGATGAGGCCGCAGCCTTCCTGCATCGCGGCATCGCCGCACGCGGCTTCGTGCGGACCTTTGTCCTGGCTGACGGTCTCGAGGTTGAACAGGCCCGGCTGGAGCACGGTCTGCTGCATGTCGACCTGACCCGGCCGGAAGACGTCCAGACGGTGCGTCGGATCCCGATCACCACGGGCTGA